The Nicotiana tabacum cultivar K326 chromosome 1, ASM71507v2, whole genome shotgun sequence genome segment AAGGTATTTTAATCTATGTTTTGATGATATAAAAAACTTTCTGTATagaaccagataaaggacctgaagcatgctgcctggtacaatcattcaagttaatcAACTCAAGACAAACTAGGAAGTGTGCCTTTAGATTCACAAGAACCCGattagggacctgatcccttggtgttcCCCTGACAGAAATATAAGTCAACTATACAGTTGGAAAGCAAttgcagaaagtgactgcctgcaactgtacacgcgacagtgcagcagtcacttcccattggaAAAAGGCATGTACTAACCAAAATTTGCCATCACCATCGTGAATTGACATCACCATGgtggtgatgtcttttgtagtataacaATCTGGTGCAAGGCATAAGACAACGACTTGAGCATTTTCAGTAATATTCTTTCAAGTGTTAGAAAcatctctctcaagaacaaagctgctgcaacctcaaggactggatccaaagattgaagatatcttaagtccttaggtttgttgagtatttgttatttattcttcattgtaactcctatatTGCTTTATTAGAAGCTTTGTTTTAGGAAACTCAAAATCATAAACCATCTgagtttgtgtcttggctagagttagtcgagttgtgaagtctttgtaatagagttattacaaagtggcttgtaatagagttgttacaagttagaGTGATTAAAGTTTTTGCAACTAGAAAGTGGAAAaatggcttgtggtgagagcaccacaagttagttaaagtctttgtaactagattagtgacaaagtggcttgtggtgagagtaccacaagttagttgagttaaattctttgtaattgagtcattacaaagtggcttgtaataggtgtttacgagttagtgaagttgaaatcttaccagtgtaggtcgtggttttttgtccccttgagttgggattttttcatgtaaaaatcccgtgtctcatttacatactggttcagtagttagcactgtggaaactgatataggaccagatcTCTATACAGTTTAgttcattagtattttcagtggaaactcatagaggaccaggtactctatactgtttggtggactcatacaaactaacaattggtattaaagcaggttctttctaaaaggttaacacctagaaaggatctcaatGGTTGCTCCACCTAACTTTGAGGAAGGAGAATCAACGTACAGACCCCCTAGGTTCAATGGTCAATATTACGGCTGGTGGAAGACTCGTATGCATGATTTCATAATGGCCGAAGATTCAGAGCTGTGGGACatcatttgtgatggtccacatgttccTATGAAAAAGCTTGTACAAAATGGATCAATGAtgccgaaaaacagaaaagaaTACAGTGATATGGACAGAAAAGCTGTAGAAAAGAACTTTCATGCTAAGAAAATCTTGGTATGTGGTATAGGTCCTGATGAGTACAATAGAATATTAACATGTGATTCTGccaagaaaatatgggaagcaTTGCAAACGACACATGAAGGAACTACTTAGGTTAAACAGTCCAAGATTGACATGCTCACCACCGAGtatgagctcttcaggatgaaggatgatgagtctataCAAGATATGCACAGTAGATTAACAtctatcataaatgagcttcattcaCTTGGAGAAGTTATTCCCAaaaacaagcttgtaaggaaagTTCTCAATGTTCTACCTGGCTCTTGGGAGAGTAAGGTGAATGCTATCACCGAAGCTACAAATTTACAAACTCTAACCATGGATGAGCTGATTGGAAATCTAAAGACATAGGAGATGAAAAGACAGAGAGatagtgaaagaagagagccgaagaaggagaagaacctggtgcTCAAGGCTGAAAACAATGACTCAAGTGAAGAAGATAATGATATGGCCTATCTCACTaaaagatttcaaaagatggttcgaagaaatggtggTATACCTAAGAGAAGTAGTACAAGCAAACCAAGAAACTATGATCTCTGCCACAAGTGCGGAAAGCCAGGGAATTTCATCAAAGACTACCCACTTTTGAAACAGGAGCATTGCCAACAAAACTCTGATAAAGCAGCAAaaaggaacccggttcctgacaAACGATTCAGCCGAAAAAGTGTATCTGACAATGTTGTGAAGCAAActcttgctgcttggggagactcctccagtgaATTAGAAGGGGAACCAGATGTAGAAAATAGTTCCATGATGGTAGTGGAACATGAAGCAAAGGAATATGATTCACTGTTTGCATTAATGGCTCAGTCCAATAATGATAAAGAGGATGATAATGATGAGGTAAGTTTTAGGGATGCTCAGAGAAATCTGAAGTCCTACTCTTCTAAGAAATTGATTTCATTAGAAAATGTTCTAATTGATGCATATTATAGTCTTGTTAATGATAAGGATGTCCTGACCATAGAGCTAGGAGATgctgaacaatctagagatgGTCTGGTAGTATGTGTGGTGATTTTAAATGAGACCATAActaatattgaaaaataaaaggaagctctaactgaaaaaaataaatagtgtagaaaatgagagagatgacttGATGGTAGTGGTTGTTGACTTGAAGGAAACCATAGAAAACCTAAGCAAAGAAAAGAATGCGCTAGAAGAGAGAATTGCTGATACCGAGCAAGCAAGAGATGACTTTTAGGTGGTTATCACAGATCTAGCGGaaaccattgagggactcaaATCTGAATATAGGCATGTAAGTATTGAAAAGGGGAAGGGAGTAGCTAGTGAGACACATATCAAacttgataaaaaattaaatgatgTGAGAACTAGTCTATGTGGTGAACTCAAGAAAAATAGGCAGCTTCAAGCTGAattgaaaaaagtaaaaattgatcttgaaaaatctctcaagtggacctggtcctcagatgttGTCACTGCCATGTACTTTAACAATAgtggaaacaggcagggaatcagattccaaaaggagaaaactccttacaaccctcacaacAAGTACGTCACGGTTCCTGATAACTGGCTTTGTACCCACTGTAGGAACAATgggcacttcaaagaaaattgccAGGCCAGGGTTCAATCTGTACAGAAAAACAAGTGTTTGCTGAAAAAGTGACTACTAAAGAGGGACCAGGTACCACTCGCAAAAAACAAATGTTGCCTACATGGACTAGAAAAGCTCTTATTCATCCCTTTTCTCATTACAAgagacccaaactagtttgggttcatAAGTCTAACCCATAATTTACATGTGCAGGGAATAGTGAGAGGAAGCGGACTGCAATGGACCATGGACAATggatgctcaaagcacatgactggaagCACCATGGATTTTCTCTCACTGAAAGCCCTGCAGGAAGGGAATGTATCGTTTGaaaaaaaggggtacattctcAATGTTGGAAAAGTTGGAAAGCCTCTTTGACACTCAATTGAGAACGTGTACTATGTGGATGCCCTGAAGTACAATCTCCTGAGTGTTTCTCATATCTGTGAtaaagggaacaaagtagagttctTATCAAAAGTGTGCACAGTTATCAATCTGGTAACTGGCGAAGTTGTCTTAGtagccaaaagatacaagaacatctacgtTGCTAACTTTGAATCTCTACAAGCTGGTGATATAAGATGCTTGAAGTCAGTTGATGATGACACAGAACTTTGGTATAGAAGATTGGGGCATGCAAGCTTCTCACTTTTGAATAAATtgattcagaaggacctggttcgtggtccGCCAAATTCAAGATTCACCTGGACACTGTTTCTTAGAACAAAGGATAAGACTATCGAGGTATTTGTGGCCTTTGTCAAGAAGATCCAAGTGAAGATGGAATTGAAGGTAGCATGCATCAGATCTAACCCCGGGACAGAATTTGACAACGCCAAATTTGATAAGTTTGTAACGAAAATGGGATCACTCACAACTTCTTAGCACCAATGACTCCATAGCAAAATGGTgttgttgaaagaaagaacagaactcTAGAAGACATGGAATGGACAATGCTCATTAATAGTGGAATCACCAAATTTTTTTGGGCAGAAGTAATAAACACtgcttgctacttggtgaacaggtgtatGATCAGGTCCCTCTTAAACAAAACCCCCTATGAGCTGCTCAGTGGAATAAAACCAAAGATAACTCATCTGAGAACCTTTGGATGCAAATGTTGTGTTCTCAACAATGAGAAGGACCAGCTTGGGAAGTTTAATACAAAAAGCAATGAAGGAATCCTTCTGGGATACTCCCCTCAAAGCAAAGCCTACAAAGTCTACAATAAAAGGGGACACTGTATGGAAGGAAGTGTTCATGCGCTATTCAATGAGACACCCTTATCTAACAAAGAAGGAAACAGTGATGATCAAGATAATGAACCATTTTTGGTCTCTGAGAAATATCTAATGATTCAAATGGGAAGGCTGATATAATGAGTCAGATGAAGGAGACAGGTGAAGATAATGCAACATCCTCTTTCACTTCTCAAGAGAAACCTGGTACTTCAATtactaccactgaagctgaagaaagagttggAGATGCAGTGCAAGGCACTCCATAAGTAACAGAACAAGGAGTGCAGGGAAATCCATTGCAATGCAAGAGGAACtacatcaatttgaaagaaacaaggtatgacacctggtacctagaccctcagACAGAACCATCATAgggaccaggtgggtattcaggaataAGCTGGATGAATATGGAAATACTACAAGGAACAAAGCAAGGCTTGTTGTCCAAGGACACAATCAGGAGCAAGGGatcgattatgatgagactttttgCCCTAGTAGCTCGCATGGAAGCTACTAGGATCCTCATTGCTTTTGCTTCACATATATAATTCACCCTATTCTAAATAGATGTGAagagtgccttcctgaatggttTTCTCAAGGAAAAAGTCTATATCAAGCTACCTTAAGGTTTTGAACGTCATGTATATCTTGAATATGTATTCAAATTGGATAAGGCACTGTACGAATTGAAGCAGGACCCTAGAGCCTGGTACGATAGACTATCCAAGTTTCTCTTGGAAAATGGCTTCACAAGAGGAAAGATTGATAATATATTGTCTTTGAAGAAAcggggaaggaacctgctcattgttcaaaTTTATGTGGATGAAATCATATTTGGAGCTACAACTGACTCATTATGTGAAGAATTTGataaactcatgggaagtgagtttgcaatgagtatgatgggggaaCTAAATGTCTTCCCAGCTCTTCAAGTGAAGCAGTCCATAAAGGGAACGTGTATCAGTCAGCAGAAATACATTAAAGAAGTCTTGAAAAGGTTtgatatggaagcatcaaaggtgacCGATACCCCTATTGCTATTGCTACTAAGCTGGACATGGATGATTCTGGATAACCTATAAATCAAACAATGTATAAGGGAATCATTGGATGTCTACTCTACCTAACTGCCAGCAGGCCAGACATTGTATTTAGTGTGGGATTATGTGTAAGGTTCCAATCAAATTCTAAGGAATCTCATATAAAGGCTGTAAGAGAATTCTGAGATATTTTGAGGGAACACAGAACCTGGTTCTGTACTATCCTTCAGGTGAAAATTTCAACCTTATTGGTTATGCTGACGCTGATTATACATGCTATCTGGTGGACAGGAAAAACACATCTGTATTGGCTCATTTCCTTGGATCATGTTTTatctcatggggtacaaggaAACAAAACTCAGTAGTTCTCTCAACAGCTGAAGTAGAATATGTTGCAgctgcctcatgttgtgctcatTCATTATGGATCAATAAACAATTGGAAGATTTTGGTGTATACATTGATTGTGTACCACTTCtatgtgacaacaccagtgctctcaacatggcaaagaacctGGTTCAACACAAGAAAATCAAGCACATTGATGTCGGACACCATTTTCTCAGGGACGATGTGGAAAAGGGTCTTATTTGTATAAGATTTTGTtgcacagaagatcaaattgcagatatcttcaccaaagctctGAGCAGGGAACACTTTGAGAAACCGGATGGCACTGGGGTTACTTAAACCTAATTAAGaacctggttctgttgatatGTCTGTGatagtcatactaaggtaaaatTGGCTAAAGTGTTTTCTAACTAGGCCTAACTCACATCTATACCGTtgtaggtaaacacgcatgatgatcatagaagctaaaggtacagTGTTGAACTTCGGAGGAGAGCTGCAAAACCCTTTTACGAAAACAGGTCAGGAACCTGGTTCCTGTACCATaggttagtagtaatgtgttTTTCGCATGCTTATTCCAAAAGGATAGCAAAATTAATTCAACTGCCACATCATCCCATTTTTCAGAGTCTGCATAACATGTCTTGTCTCTCAAATCCTTTCACTTCCTCTGCATGTTACATATTCCTACAAACCTACCATTGTTTCAAAACTCTTCAGAATCCGTTCCTCTCACCTCTCATCATTAGCTCTTTCTTCCATAAAATCCTCACACTCCCAATAGTTCTGAACAATTATCTCCCTTTGCATCTCTTTAATTTTTCCTTCAGAACTCTTTACCACTTCTCTCACCATGGCCAATGAACAATCGTCTCCTTCTCCTGCCATCAACACCACTCCCACATCTCCACCTCTCGTAACACCACCACCTGAAACCCACTTCTTCACTATCCCTGATACTACTGTACCCATGCCGGTTTCCTCTTCATCTCCAATCACCTTTACTCCTCCGTCAAACCCTGTCTCACTTCCATGTGTTTCAAACCCTACTTCTCTTCTTTCTTCGGAACAAACCAAAATTGCTACTCCTCAGGCGTCAGAGGTCTCTGAGGAAGATCCCGATCATTACTTGAACTCCTCCGTTCTAGGCTCAGTGGCTCCCACGGAATCACCAAAAAAGGAAGTGGCACTAAATATCATGGCTATCACTGCTAAGAGTCTTATGAATGAAGGAGCCTCCCCTCTGCCTGAATCTCAGGGGGAAGAAACTCCATTCTTAGGGGATGAAAGGACTCTGGTGCTTCTCGAGTCTTCGGTTCATGCCACTATCACAGAAAAACCTgttgaagaacctgattctctttcAGCTACAACAAACTAGGAGGTTGTAGAAGACAAAGGCTTTTGAGTCTGCCTTGCAGAAGAGTAAGCTGGGtatcaagaaaaagaagaagaggttgATGAAATAGGGGGAAGTTGTGGCTAACAAACACATTCCAGTGGTTGAGGTTGATAAAGATGTTATggaggaacctagttccttaaTGAAAAGATCTACAAAAGTCCAAAAGTTTGTGGTTAAGAAAGATTTGTTTGAAGGTGACATTGTGGCTGTTGCAAGCAGGAACAGGAAGTTTGCTAAAATGTTTAGAAAACAAAAGTGAGAAACTATGGGAAGACCTGGTTCAATGAAGACCTTTCCAAGTGAAAGTGGCCTTGGGCAGGAGAGTTGGAGAACTCAGAAAAGTTTTGTGGAGTCGCACGTTTGACCCAACAATCTTGGAAATGGCAGGTATGAGACAATTTCTGGACATAGGCAACAAGTGGAGAACCTGCGAGAGAAATTTCTTGACTAACATTTGTCTGCAAATGCCCACATGGACCTGGTTCTTAAAACCATTGCTGCCTTCTTTTCCAAGCCTCCCTCTTCTAGTGCCCCTTAGGATCCTCTTAGTGGCCAATTATCTTTTGCTCTAATGTTTTGTAGATGTTGTTGTCTTTTTGTTTTGTCTTTTTGTGATGGCATGTTTGATTTCACCGTTGCTGCTCTTGTTGAaacaattttattttcttatcaaTGAAACAACTCTTCTTTTGCTTGTGCAATGcttgttttcctttttgcttctcttttctatcatgttgtgtgcacatatctGGCATGAGTTAGCTTTGTTGGACTTCTTTATGCCATTTTGTCTGACTGTGTCTTTTTGTTGATGCCAAAATGGGGAAGAATCGATTAAAATTAAAAACTGAACTTGTAGCAAGTAATTAAAGGGGAAGCATAGAGTCAGGGGTACATATGCAGTTGTTGGTATCTTATCTGGTTAAGTTTGTCATCAATGTtaaaagtttgtcatcatcaaaaagggaaaaattgatgGGCTTAAGGTCTTTTAatctatgttttgatgatctaacaaatgTTCTGTATATAACTAGATAAAGGACCTGAAGTATGCCGcctggtacaatcattcaagttaatcaactcaagataatctgggcaGTGTATGTTTAGATTCACAAGAACCAGattagggacctgatcccttggtgttcccctgacagaagtataagtcaactatacagctggaaagcaactgcagaaagtgattgcctgcaactgtacacgcgatagtgcaacagtcacttcccattggaaagaggcatgtactaaccaagatttgacatcactattgtgaattgacatcactatggtgatgtcttttgtagtataacaATCTGGTGCAAGGCATAAGACAACGACTTGAGAATTTTCAGTAATATTCTTTCAGGTGCTAGAAacacctctctcaagaacaaagctgctgcaacctcaaggaccagatccaaagattgaagatatcttaagtccttaggtttgttgagtctttgttatttgttcttcattgtaactcctatatTGCTTTATTAGAAGCTTTGTTTTAGGAAACTCAAAATCATAAACCATCtaagtttgtgtcttggctagagttagtcgagttgtgaagtctttgtaatagagttattacaaagtgacttgtaatagagttgttacaagttagaGTGATAAAAGTCTTTGCAACTAGAGAGTggcaaagtggcttgtggtgagagcatcacaagttagttaaagtctttgtaactagaagagtgacaaagtggcttgcgatgagagtaccacaagttagttgagttgaattctttgtaatggagtcattacaaagtggcttgtaataggtgattacaagttagtgaagttgaaatcctaccagtgtaggtcgtggttttttgtccccttgagttgggatttttccgcGTAAAAATCATGTATCTCATTTACATATTGGTTCAGTAGTTAGCACTATGGGAACTGATATAGGACCAaatctctatatagtttggtttattagtattttcagtggaaactcatagaggaccaggtactctatactgtttggtggactcatacaaactaacaatcctgaaccaagtcagtacccaatagcctagccttacccggctcaaactaaccgATTGGAGATTGACACCATCTCCCATAAAAAGCcgcatacggagccatctgaatgctcgactggtagttgttgttgtaggcaaactccgtgagcgacagaaactgatcccaagaacccccgaaatcaatgacataagcgcgtagcatatcctccaatatatgaatggtGTGCTCAGAATGTccttccgtctgagggtgaaatgtcgtactcaactcaacttgggtgcccaactctcgttgaacGGCTCTCCAatactgtgatgtaaactgcatgccccgatctgaaatgatggacactggcacaccgtgaaggcaaacaatctcgcgaatgtaaatctcagccaaccgctttgaagaataagtagtcccaactagaatgaagtgcgcggacttggtcagccgatccacaatcacccaaatagcattgaacttccttgaagtccatgggagcccaactacaaaattcatggtgatccgctcccatttccactctgggatctctagaCTCTAGAGCAATCCACCatatctctgatgctcatactttatctactgacagttaaggcaccgagctacaaaccccactatatccttcttcattcttctccaccaatagtgttgcctcaagttctGTTACATCTTTGCGGCgtccggatgaatggaataccatgaactgtgggcctcctcaaggatcaactcccatatcccatctacattgggcacacatatttggacctgcatcctcaacaccccattatccccaatagtaacatctctagcatcatcgtgctgaaggaagaccgagaaaccacacaagccaaaatccaattgggctccaaaacatctaatctcacgaactggttggccaaggcctgaacatcaactgcaaacgGTCTGTCACCAATAGGAATGAACTCAAGGCTACCCATATTCACcgtcttcctactcaaggcatcggccactacattggccttcccggaattaatacagaatagtaatatcatagccctttagtagctccaaccatcttcgctgcctcaaatttagatccttctatttgaacaagtgctagagactccgatgatctgtaaatacctcataagacacaccatagagatagtgcctccaaatcttcaatgcatgaacaatggcagccaactccaaatcatgaacatggtagttcttctcatgatgcTTCAACTAtcgcaaagcataagcaatcactctaccctcctgcatcatgatacacccaataccgatccgtgaagcatcacaatacattgtataagagcctgaagctgaaggcaaaactagtactggagctgtggtcaaggcagtcttgagcttctgaaagctctcctcacactcatccgaccacctgaaaggagcaaccttttgggttaatttggttaaaggcaatgcaatagacgagaaaccatccacaaagcgacgataataaccaaccaaaccaagaaagctctgaatctccgtagctgaggacggtctatgccaactctgaatcgcctctatcttctttggatccacctgaatccactcactagacaccacattccccaagaacgccactgagctaagacaaaactcacatttagagaacttggcataaaacATCTCCTCCCTCAACTACTGCAACATAATCCTCAAATGATGgacatgctcctcctggctacgagagtacaccaggatatcatcaatgaatactatgataaacgagtcgagataaggctgaaatacatggTTTCTTagatgcatgaatgctgttgctgcattggttagcccaaatgacatcataaggaactcataatgacgaTAACGgatcctgaatgctgtctttagaatatccgagtcccgaatcttcaactagtgatacccaaacctcaaatcaatcttagagaacaccctcgctccctgaaaatggtcaaatagatcatcaatgcgcgacaaaggatacttgttcttgattgtaactttgtttaactgcctataatcaatgcacatgcaCATAGTACCATActttttcttcataaatagaaccggtgcaccccaagatgacacactaggcctaataaaacccttatcaagaagctcctaacgttgctctttcaattccttcaactcagatAGTGTCATATGATATGGAGAAATAGAAATAGGATGAGTACccgcaccaagtcaataccaaagtcaatgtccctgtcgggtggcatgcccgacagatctacaggaaacacatccgaaaaatctcgcaccaccggaacagaatcaatagtaggagtatcagcaccaacatccctcacaaaggccaaataagataaacaaccatTTCCAATCATccattgggccttcaaatatgaaatcattcTGTTGGGAACATAACCTAAAGAACCTTTCCACTCGATCCTTGgaaaccccggcatcgccaacttcacggtcttagcatgacaatccagcaTAGCatcacacggagacaaccaatccatacctaatatcacatcgaaatcaaccatactaagcaacaagagatcaactctagtctctaataccctaatagtcactacacacgtcCGATATACACGGtttacaataatagtatcgcccaatagcatagatacatgaacgtatgaaactaaggactcacggggcatatccagataaagagcaaaataagatgatgcatacgaataagtggaactagggtcaaataatacagatgcatccctgtggcatactgagataatacgtgtgatcactgcatctggtctggtaagaatagcatagaatcggacCTGAcagccacctgatcggcctccccatGTAGGGCAACCTCAAGCTGACTGGGCCCCTCCCTGAACTGGCTGTACGGGTGGTAAAACAACTAGTGCGTAAGTCGCAACCTAACTCCTCTACTACACTTGACCTCCCGggcgatgaggacactgcctccacatatgcctaAACTCCCCGCACTCAAAGTAACTCCCCAATgctggtggtggggactgaagggagccccgaacACCAGGATAACTGCTAGAAGGACCCggcatagatgaaccctgaaccgatggagcacgggactaactctgagctggaagggcactgagggatgactgaccctgatgagcATTGCATGAACCATGGTTGGataatgcaccacggtgaactggacaaGCCATTTGAGCGTGCCTATAAGGACTACCCCTGTTGTGGTAGAACtaacccccagaaggaacaccattAAAACCACccgatccacgaggcctcttggcctccgtCTCCCCATAATCCTagctacggaccatctctataTGCCGGACAATATTGACCACCTCGTCAAAAGTAGCACAAGATACCCTATCCCAAGTCATAAGCAACcacagctgatatgtgaggccatcaatgaacctcttaatcctctcccttcagtgggaaccaaccaaactacatGCCGAGCtaactctaaaaatctcatctcgtactaagtcacagacatgccctcctaatgtagctgctcaaactatctgTGCAGCTCCTCCCTGTGAAActgcggcacgaacttctccaagaagagaacgaaggactcatgccatgtaagtggtgctgcaccgaccgacctacgcctctcataagccttccaccatctgaaggcatccCCAATAAACGAAAGGTAGTGAacaagaccccactggtctctagaatacctgttgaACAAAGAATCCgatgacacttgtccaagaagccCCGGGCATCTACTGACTCAACCCTGCTATATGATGGAGgctgtgtcacacctcctttttccggcaccgcgaggtgcgtagggagttttttccaattaaaggacagtcgaaacgggattggtttaattatttcagagtcgccacttgggagatttagggtgtcccaagtcaccaattttaatcccgaatcgaggaaaagaatgactctatattacagtctgcgtaccagaaatccggataaggaattctgttaacccgggagaaggtgttaggcattcccgagttccgtggttctagcacggtcgctcaactgttatattcggcttatttatctgatttttaatacaattatgaaccatgtgcaaattttatctttttaccgctttattattataattattttttaggaatgtgaacatcgcttaaaacatatctttggattgtgtcacatgaaatgcacccacaatacgaaacatatttta includes the following:
- the LOC142162770 gene encoding uncharacterized protein LOC142162770, producing MVAPPNFEEGESTYRPPRFNGQYYGWWKTRMHDFIMAEDSELWDIICDGPHVPMKKLVQNGSMMPKNRKEYSDMDRKAVEKNFHAKKILVKQSKIDMLTTEYELFRMKDDESIQDMHSRLTSIINELHSLGEVIPKNKLVRKVLNVLPGSWESKVNAITEATNLQTLTMDELIGNLKT